One Cicer arietinum cultivar CDC Frontier isolate Library 1 chromosome 8, Cicar.CDCFrontier_v2.0, whole genome shotgun sequence DNA segment encodes these proteins:
- the LOC101514213 gene encoding U-box domain-containing protein 30, with the protein MPMYQPSKRDIILGFEGGGDGQILDLDTAVKDGVLGGVDGGVVGTGVGEKLDLRKMIEELELNEVPSVFICPISLEPMQDPVTLCTGQTYERSNILKWFNLGHFTCPTTMQELWDDSITPNTTLYRLIYTWFSQKYLLMKKRSEDVQGRASELVETLKKVKGQARVCALKELHHVVAIHATARKSVIDEGGLSVLSSLLGPFTSHAVGSEVIGILVCLTLDSESKKNLMQPAKISLMVDILNEGSIETKINCTRLIESLIEEKDFRSEIISSHSLLVGLMRLVKDKRHSNGICPGLSLLRTVCFYKEVKSLLVSIGAVSQLVELLSGMEHECLELALCVLDSLSSIPEGRVALKDCVRTIPIMVKLLMRISENCTQYALSILWSVCKLAPEECSSIAVDAGLAAKLLLVIQSGCNPILKQQSAELLKLCSLNYSDTIFISKCKLTRTIQ; encoded by the coding sequence ATGCCGATGTATCAGCCTTCTAAAAGGGACATAATTTTGGGTTTTGAGGGTGGTGGTGATGGTCAGATTCTAGATCTGGACACGGCGGTGAAAGATGGTGTTTTGGGTGGTGTTGACGGTGGTGTTGTTGGAACTGGTGTTGGTGAGAAATTGGATCTGAGAAAAATGATTGAAGAGCTTGAGTTAAATGAAGTTCCAAGTGTTTTTATTTGTCCAATCTCTCTTGAACCAATGCAAGACCCTGTCACCCTTTGCACTGGTCAAACCTATGAGAGGTCCAATATTCTCAAATGGTTCAACTTAGGACACTTTACATGCCCCACAACTATGCAAGAGCTTTGGGATGATTCCATCACACCAAACACTACCCTTTACCGTCTTATATACACTTGGTTCTCTCAGAAGTACTTGTTGATGAAGAAAAGGTCTGAAGATGTTCAAGGAAGAGCTTCTGAACTTGTGGAGACACTCAAGAAAGTTAAGGGTCAAGCTAGAGTTTGTGCCCTTAAGGAGCTTCATCATGTTGTGGCTATTCATGCTACTGCACGCAAGTCTGTGATTGATGAAGGTGGTCTTTCTGTTTTGTCTTCTCTACTTGGTCCTTTTACTTCACATGCTGTTGGCTCTGAAGTTATTGGCATTCTTGTTTGTTTGACGCTCGATTCCGAATCGAAAAAGAATCTTATGCAGCCTGCTAAGATTTCCCTTATGGTGGATATCTTGAATGAGGGTTCAATTGAGACCAAAATCAATTGCACGCGATTGATCGAATCGTTAATTGAGGAGAAGGATTTTCGGTCCGAGATTATctctagccatagtcttttggTTGGATTGATGAGGCTTGTGAAGGATAAGAGACACAGCAATGGAATCTGTCCAGGATTAAGCCTTCTCAGAACAGTGTGTTTCTATAAGGAAGTTAAGAGTTTGTTAGTGAGCATCGGTGCGGTTTCTCAATTGGTTGAATTGTTGTCTGGTATGGAACATGAGTGTTTGGAATTAGCACTTTGTGTTTTAGATTCGTTGTCGTCAATACCTGAAGGCAGAGTGGCTTTAAAGGATTGTGTTAGAACCATACCTATCATGGTTAAACTCTTGATGAGGATCTCAGAAAACTGCACACAATATGCATTGTCAATTTTGTGGTCTGTTTGCAAGCTTGCGCCGGAGGAGTGTTCGTCAATTGCAGTCGATGCAGGGCTTGCTGCAAAACTCCTTCTTGTGATTCAAAGTGGCTGCAATCCAATATTGAAACAACAATCTGCTGAGCTTTTGAAACTATGTAGTTTGAATTATTCAGATACCATCTTCATTTCCAAGTGTAAGCTTACAAGAACCATCCAATGA